A window of Actinomycetota bacterium genomic DNA:
CGACCGCAACGTCGTGCCGACGAGCGGCGACGACGTGCCGATGACGGCCTCGTAGTGGGCGACGTCGGTTGCGTCGAGTCGAGTCATCTGATGATGCTCCGTGGATGCCAACCCCGGGACGGCAATCAGGTCGACGACCTGATCGACCCTGCCGACGAACCGGAGTACATCACCGGTGTGCAGCATCGTGTCGCGTCCGACCGGTGTGACCAGCTTGCCGGCCCGCTCGAGCTGGGCGAGGAACACGCCGCGCAGATGCCGTAGGCCGGCTGCCTCGACGGTGAGACCGTCGAGGTCGGCGAGCACCTGCATCGTGATGTTGAACTGGCGGAACTCCTCGTCGTCGGCGGCGGCGGGGGACCGCCGGTCCGGCAGCAGCTTCGGAGCGAGGAGGACGATCAGGGCGATCCCGACGACGGCCACAGGCAGGCCGATCTTGGTGATCTCGAAGAAGCCGAGCGGAGCGTACCCGTCGGCTTCGAGCAGGCCGGAGACGACGATGTTGGTGGCGGTGCCCATCAAGGTGACGACCCCACCGAGGATCGCGGCGAACGACAATGGCATCAGGTACCTCGACGGTGACTGGCCGCGTCCTTCCGCCCACCGTTCGATCTGGGGGGCGAGCATCGCAACGATCGGCGTGTTGTTCAGGATCGACGACGCCGCGGTTGTGGGCACGGTGAGCCGGGCGAGGGCGGCGCTCGGACGGTCGCCGTCGCCAAGGACGGTGCGGACGAGCGGTGCCAACACACCGGTCTTGGCGACTGCGGCGGCGACGATGTAGAGGGCGGCGATCGTTGCGGGGGCGGGGTTGGCGAACCCGGAGAGCGCCTCGGCCGGGCTGACGATCCCTGCGGTGAGCAGCGCCACCGTGCCGGAGCCGATCGCCGCGGCAGGAGGCAGCATGTCGCGCACCAACACCACGACGACGGCGACGACGATTCCGAGGGTGAACCACGCCTGCCAGTTCATTCAGCCGGCTCCGCGGGTGTCACTCGGACCCCCTGCGTCCCTGGCCAAAGCCCCCAAGACCCCCTCTGTCCCTGGCAAGAGGTTCGAGGGCGCCTCCCCGACGTCGGCCCTGGAGGGGCCTCCCGGGGGAGGAAACGGGGGGCTCACCGGTCCCCGTTGACATCCACATAGCCGAGCTTCTCCAGCTCGATGATGATCTGGTTTGCAGCCTCCTCAGGGCTCATCGTGCTGGTGTCGATCACCACGTCGGCATTCTGCGGCTCCTCATACGGATCCGAGATGCCGGTGAACTCCTTGATGATCCCGGCTCGGGCCTTGGCGTACAGGCCCTTGCGGTCACGCTGCTCGCACACCTCGAGCGGTGTGCTGAGGTAAACGAGCACGTACCCACCGTACGCGGAGATGGCCGCGCGGTTCTCTTGACGGATCTCCTCGTACGGGGCGATCGGCGCGCAGATCGCGATGCCGCGATGCTTGGTGATCTCCGATGCGACGAACCCGATCCGGCGGATGTTGATGTCGCGATGCTCCTTGGAGAAGCCGAGTTCCGACGACAGGTTCTTTCGCACGATGTCGCCATCGAGCAGTGTGATGGGACGGCCACCGATCTCGGACAGCTTCACCAGCAACGCGTTTGCGACCGTCGACTTGCCGGATCCCGACAGGCCCGTGAAGAACACGGTGAAACCCTGTTTGGAGCGTGGCGGGTGGGTACGGCGCAGCTCGGTCACAACTTCCGGATAGGTGAACCATTCGGGGATCTCGCGACCCTCGGCGAGGCGTTCACGAAGCTCGGTTCCGGAGATGCTGAGTGTGCGGGCGCCCTCGGGGACCTCGTCGATCGGCAGATAGGTGTCCTGGTCTTCGAGGTACACCATCAGTTTGAACGGCACCATCGCGACGCCAAGCTCCGCCTCGTGCTCTCTGAGGAGATCCTGGGCGTCGTACGGTCCGTAGAACGGAGTTCCCGACGAGTCCGAACCCGGGCCGGCGTGATCCCGACCGACGATGAAATGGGTCACGCCGTAGTTCTTGCGGATGATGGCGTGCCACAGTGCCTCGCGAGGTCCACCCATCCGCATCGCCAACGGCAACAGGGACAGCATCGCCGTCTGGCGGGGGTAGCGGTTGAGCACCGCCTGATAGGCACGCACCCGTGTGTAGTGGTCGACGTCACCGGGCTTGGTCATGCCGACGACGGGGTGGATCAGCAGGTTCGCCCCGACTTCCGTCGCTGCACGGCGAGTCAGCTCGACGTGGGCGCGATGCATCGGGTTGCGTGTCTGAAACGCCACGACCGTGCGCCAGCCCAACTTGGCGAACCGGGTCCGCACCTCGGCGGGGGTCAGTCGAAGCTGACGGAAGTCGTAGTGGACCGGTCGCTGCACACCCTCGAGCGTCCCGCCCACGTAGACCGGGTTGGCGGCATCGAACAGGTAGCCGACGGCCGGATGCTCCGGATTGGCCGTGCCGAAGACCGCCTCCGCTTCACGGTGCTTGTCGGGTGTCCACACATCCGAGACCGTGAGTGCGGCGAGCATGACGCCTTCGGAATCCCGAAGGGCGATCTTTCCACCGGTCTCGAGGCCCTCTGCGAAGGATTCGGTGACATCCAGGGTGATCGGTATCGGCCACAGGGTCCCGTCTGCGAGCCGCATCGTTTCCAGAACCGGTTCGTAGTCGTCGCGGGCCATGAATCCCCGCAGCGGTGAGAACCCTCCGGTCAGCAACAGTTCGAGGTCGTGAACCTGGCGATCGGTCAGATCCCATGACGGCCAGTCACGGGACGCCTCTTTGAGTTCGGCAGCTCGGGCCTCGTCGACGAGCAGGTCGACGAGTTCGCCGCCGTGCGGTTTGATCAGATGGTCGGTCATGCGCGCTTCCTGTGGTATGTCGGTGGTGGGAGTGTAGGTGAATCCGGCCTTCGTGAGGCATCGTTATGGGCGGAGTGCTTGGCCCGGACGTCGCTACCCTTGCCGCCAACGGATCAGGAGTATTCATGACCACCGAGCAACTTGCCGTCGACACGATCAAAGGCCTCGCCATCGACGCCATCCAGAAGGCCAACTCGGGTCATCCCGGGGCCCCGATGGGCATGGCCGACATCGCCACGGTGCTCTGGACCAAGTTCCTGAACGTCGATCCCGACGATCCGATGTGGCCGGATCGCGACCGGTTCGTGCTCTCCAACGGCCACGCATCGATGCTGCTCTACTCATTGCTGCATCTCAGTGGTTTCCCGGTCACGATGGAGGATCTGCGACAGTTCCGCCAGTGGGGGTCCCACACGGCGGGGCATCCCGAGATCAGTCACGCGAGAGGGATCGAGATGACCACCGGTCCACTCGGTCAGGGATTCGCCACCGCGGTCGGCATGGCGATCGCCGAGGAGCACCTGCGGGCGGTCTTCGGCCCCGAGCTCGTGAACCATCGCACCTGGGGGTTCGTCTCGGACGGTGACCTCATGGAAGGCATCTCCTCGGAGGCGGCGTCGCTCGCCGGCCATCTGGGACTCGGCAGGCTCATCTACTACTACGACAACAATCACATCACCATCGACGGGAACACGTCGATCACCTTCACCGAGGACATTCCCGCCCGGTTCGCCGCCGTGGGATGGCACACGGTCTCCGTGGACGGTCATGACCGGGTCGCGATCGAGGAAGCGACCCGTGAGGCACTCGTCGTCGCCGATCGGCCCTCGTTGATCATCGCCCGCACGCATATCGGCAACGGTGCGCCCACCAAGCACGACACACCGGGAGTGCACGGATCGCCGCTGGGCGAGGAGGAGCTTCGTGCAACCAAGGAGCTGATGGGGTTCCCGCCCGACGAGCCGTTCTACGTGCCGGACGGTGTGTACGAGTTCTTCTCCAAGGCGATGGACCGGGGCCGTGCCGTGCACAAGGCGTGGGAAGAGCGGTTCGAGAGTATCGATGCCGTGACGAGTGGACGCTGGGCGGGCTACTTCGGTGGCGCGCCGGTTCGGTTGGAGGCACCCGAGTTCGAAGGCAAGATCGCCACCCGGGCCGCCGCGGGCACGGTGTTCGACCAGATCGCCGAGAAGGTTCCCGGTTTCATCGGCGGCGCCGCCGACCTGGTCGCATCGACCAAGACCGAGATCTCGTTTTCCGGAAGCTTCTCGAAGGAGGATCGGGCGGGTCGCAACATCCACTTCGGGATTCGTGAGCATGCGATGGGCGCGATCACCAACGGGCTGGCCGTACACGGCGGTCTGCGGCCGTACGGGGCGACGTTCTTCGTGTTCAGCGACTATATGCGACCGGCGGTGCGCCTTGCCGCGCTCATGGAAGCCGGGAGCATCTTCATCTGGACGCACGACTCGGTGTTCCTCGGTGAGGATGGGCCGACCCACCAGCCGATCGAGCACCTCGCGTCGCTGCGGGCCATGCCCAACCTGTGGGTGCTGCGCCCCGCGGACGCGACCGAGACGGTCGAGGCGTTGGAGCTGGCCGTCAACCGGACCGACGGGCCGACCGCACTGGTGCTGACACGGCAGGGGCTCCCTGTGCTGGAGCGGCCCGCCGGAGGCGTCGCCCGCGGCGGGTATGTGCTGCGCGACGGCGAGGACGTGGTCCTGGTCGCGACCGGATCGGAAGTCCATGTGGCGTTGGGAGCCGCCGAGATGCTGGCCGGCGAGGGCGTGTCGGCTCGAGTCGTGTCGCTGCCGTCGTGGGAGGCGTTCTTCGCCCAGGATGACGCGTACCGGACATCGGTGCTCGGCGACGGTGTGCCGATCGTCTCGATCGAGGCCGCCTCGACGTTCGGCTGGGAGCGGATCACCGGTTCGGGCGGTCTCCGAATTGGCATCGACCACTTCGGCGCGTCGGCGCCGGCTTCCGTCATCGCCGAGAAATGGGGCTTCACGGCCGAGGCTGTCGCTTCACGAGTGCGGGAGTGGTTGGGGTAGGGATCCAGGTCCCCGGCCTCGCCCTGTGCGGCCCGGTCGGGTGCGACGACTACGTTCTCGACGGGCAGGGATCACCCTCAGTGAGTGTGCTCGCGCGCTTGGCACTCGCCCTGCGCATCTGCCGGTGACACCGGGAAGCTGCCATGTCGCAGCGTCCTCTTTCCTCGAATATGCAGGGAGTGTCGAGAGCAACGGCAGTCGGCCGCCGCCCGGTGCCGACGAGCCGAAATCGGAGCCGCGAACAGTGCACAAATATGTGTATGCTCAATGTCATGCACCGTGCCGACATGGGCGGCTGAGCCGGAGGGATAGTTATGGGTACAACCTCAAAGCGAGGGTACATTGTCTTGCTCGTAGTGGCCACATTGGTATTCGGGGTGCTCGCCCCGATGGCAGGTGCCCTCTCGCCTTCGACGACGCGGTTGGCGGGTACGGACCGCTACGGCACTGCGGTCGCGATCTCGCAGGCCGCCTTCCCGACCGGCGCCTCCAACGTGTTCATCGCCAATGGGAGCGGGTTCCCCGACGCGCTCGCGGGTGGTGTCGCCGCCGCGAACGCCAACGGTCCGATTCTGCTCGTGCAGCAAAACTCGATTCCGGCAGTCACCGCCACAGAACTGACCCGACTGGGACCCACCGAGATCACGATTCTCGGCGGTACCGCAACGGTGTCGAGCGCCGTGGAGACGGCCCTGTCGACATACGCGGCGACGGTGCGGCGCCTCTGGGGTGCGGATCGGTTCGCGACGGCCGCTGCGATCGCGAGCGACACGTTCCCGTCCGGTGCCTCCACCGTGGTGTTGGCCGCCGGGTACAACTTCCCTGACGCTCTCGCCGGTTCGCCTGCTGCCACGAAGCTCAACGCACCGTTGCTGCTGACCCGATCTACCGTGCTGCCGACGGTGACCGCGACGGCCATCACCACGTTGGGTGCGTCTCGAGTCGTGATCCTTGGTGGCACCATTGCCGTGTCTGCAGGTGTTGAAGCTGCGGTCGGTGCCCTCGCCGGAGTGACATCGGTCGAGCGGTGGGCCGGTCTCGACCGGTTCGCCACTGCTACGACGATCAGCCAGAAGGAATGGTCCTGTGGGAATTTCACGGTGTATGTGGCCTCCGGTCTCAACTTCCCGGACGCTCTGGCCGGTGGACCTCCGGCGGGCATAGACGGCGCTCCGATGTTGCTGGTGAAGACCGATTCGGTGCCGACGCCGACGTACGATGAGCTGCGGCGTCTGCGGGCGGTGGAGGTGTTGATCCTCGGGGGAACCAGCGCAGTGTCGGACACGACCAAGACGGCCATCGACTCGATCTTGGCCATGCCGACGTACAACGATGCACCGACGGTCACGATCACATCGCCACCGGACCTGTCGACCTACGTCACCACATGGCAGGGATCGGCGTGGGGGGCGCAGGTCACGTTCACGGCGACGACGGACGATGCGAACTGTGATTCGGTCACCGTCACCTGGACGTCGAACGTCGACGGCGCCTTGGGCTCAGGGTCGACGATCTCGCCGACGCTGGAGATCCCATTCGGGTTGGATTCCTCGCAGCCCACGATCACCGCAACGGTGACCGATTCGTACGGCGCATCCAGCACCGACTCCATTCAGGTGAAGCTGTTGGTCCCATCCCCATAGCCGCATATCGTTGCAGTAGGCAGGGGGTCCGGCTTGCCGGGCCCCCTCCATCATGGGGAGAACCTGGCGAGGGTCACCCGGAATGTTTCCATCCGAGCGCATGGCCGAATGCTCGCGGCACGTCGGCAGAGAGCGCCATCGGCGTTCCATCGGTCGGTCTCACCGTGGCGATGACCTGGTCCTGATCGGATACCGTCCAGAAGTTCGTTTTCTCCCGCACGAGATTGCCATTCGTAGCCAGATACTCCACTCCACGGGGCAGCCCGAGTAGGCTCGGAAGGCAACGACGATCGAGGAGTGATCATGGGTTCGCGCACTCGAGAGCGTATCGTTCTCATGTTGGTAGTGGCAGTGGTTTGGGCGGTTCTGCCGCTCTCTATCGGGGGATCAGGCGGTCGGGGATTGGGCACGCTGCCGAGAGCGGGCGCCGTGGCCTATTCCGCGACATACACGGTCGACACGACGGTCGACGACGCGGCGCTCAGCGCGTGCACGACGGCGGCCGACGACTGCAGTCTGAGGGGCGCGATAGCCGCAGCGAACGCATCGGCGGGGTACGACGCCATTCTGTTCGACATCCCGGCGGTGTCATGTCCCGGCGGCGTGTGCACGATCACCCTGGTCGATGGGCCGATCACGGTGGACGATGAGACGATGATCGACGCCACCTCCCAGCCGCAGAACGATGGTACGCACGCCAACGTCTGCGCAACCGAGACCGCTCCATCCTTCATGCGGATACAGGTCATCACCGATCCGACGTCCTTGACGCCGGATGCCTTCTATCTCTCCGCCACGTCGGGAGTCACGACGATTCGTGGGTTCAGCATCGGTACGAACGTGACGACGGGTTTCTACGGTGCGATCCGTATGTCGGACGGATCCGGTCACAAGGTCCAGTGCAACCATATCGGCGTCGATGCGGCAGGCACCGGTCCTCTCGGTTTGGGCCAGCTCAGCATGGGTATCAGCGTCGAAGGGCTGGCGAGCGGAGTCGTCATCGGCACCGACGGGGACGGCGTCGGCGATGTCGGTGAGCGCAACGTCATCGGCAATGTCGCGTACGGCGTCTATGTCAACGCCAACGACGGCAACCGGATCTCCGGGAACTACGTAGGGATCGGTGCCGACGGGATCACGAACATCGGGGGGAGCACAGGGTTGTATGTCCGTCAGACTTCAACGGACAACATCCTCGGGACCAACGGTGACGGTGTCGCCGACGATCTGGAGCGCAACTACATCGGGAACGTGAGCACCGGAGTTCTCTGCGACCCGTCGTCTCCGGGGATCGGGAACATCGTGGCCGGCAACACGGTGGGCGTCACCCCGGGTGGTGCGGCCGCCGCGACCGATGTGGGCATCGCGATGCGGGGACTCGAGGCCACCAATACCGGTTTTGTGATCAGCGGCAACACGGTCGGCAACTCGACGATCGGCATTCAGGTGGACGGTGTGGGATCTTCGGCATCGATCTTCGGCAACTACGTCGGGACCGATGCAAATGGAGCTGCCGTGTATCCGAACGACACCGGCATCAGCTTGGAGACGGACGGCCAGTACACGGTGCACGACAACCTCATCGCCAACAGCGGCGTCGCCGGGGTGGCGCTCGGCGGTACCACCTCATTCGGGTCTGCATCGGAGAACAACTGTGTCATCGGCAACGTCGTGGGTGCGCAGAACAACACGGGTGTCGGCACGATATTCGAACTCAACTGGTGGGGAGTCGACTCCGGTCCATCGGGGCAAGGGCCCGGTTCCGGAGATCCGGTGAGCGTCGATGTCGACTATGACCCCTGGCTGCTCTATCCGCCGAATGTGTGTGCACCTTCGGCGCAGAGACTCTGGGGAATCTCCCGGTTCGACACGGCGGTGGAAGTGTCGCGTCGCAGTTTTCCCGGGGGAGCGACGACGGTGTTCGTCGCCAACGGGCTTGGGTTCGCTGACGCGTTGGCCGGCGGAGTGCCTGCGGGGTTGACGCCTGCGCCGATGTTGTTGGTGCGGACCGATTCGATTCCGACGGAGACGGCGACCGAGTTGTCGCGGCTGTCCCCTTCGGAGATCGTGATTCTCGGCGGGACCGCGGCGATCTCCGACACCGTGGAGACCGCGTTGGCCGCGTATGCGACGACGGTGCGGCGTCTTGCGGGTGCGGATCGGTTTGCGACGGCGGTCGCGATCGCCACGGATGCGTTTCCGTCGGGAGCGTCGACGGTGGTGTTGGCCGACGGGCTGAATTACCCGGACGCGTTGGCAGGGGTACCTGCCGCGGCCAAGTTGGGTGCTCCGTTGTTGTTGACGCGGACGTCACTGCTACCGACGGTCACGGCGGATGCGATCGTTGCGTTGGGTGCGTCTCGCGTGGTGATCCTGGGTGGTACGAGTGCGGTCTCCACCGATGTGGAGACTGCGGTGGGTGCGTTGTCCGGAGTGACGACGGTTGAGCGCTGGTCGGGTGCGTCTCGGTTCGCGACGGCGGCGGCGATCTCCGGTGCCGTGTGGCCGTCGGGTGCGGAGATGGTGTATGTGGCCTACGGGTTGAACTTCCCTGATGCGTTGGCGGGCGGGCCGGTGGCGTTCACCGATGATGGACCCCTGTTGTTGGTGTTGACCGATTCGGTTCCGACCGAGACCGAAGCCGAGATCACCCGGCTGGCACCGGACCGGATTGTGATTCTTGGTGGGACGAATGCGGTTTCGGATGCGGTGAAGACACAGCTCGAGGCACTGGTCGGCCCGTGATCCTGTGAAGTGAGTGAGCGTGTGGCCGCCCTTCGGGGCGGCCACGGTTCGTTTGGGCCGTCCGGGGTCGGGAGGTTTCCGAGGTCGGGAGCGCTTTGTGGAGGTCTCCGGGTCGGGGGCGCGTTGGGTGGGTCAGGTGATCGGGAGGTGGCGGAGTCGCACGACGAGGTTGGCGGCGAGAAGTGCGCCGGCGCTGACGGTGAACGTGGCGACGGCTTGGAGGGGGTTGTGGGTGACGTAGCCGATGGCGTGGGCGGCTTCGGCGGCGAAGAGGGTGACGCCGCCGGTGGAGAGGGTGATTCCGGCGAGTTCGAACACTCGCCGGTTGCGATGTTTGGTGAGGCTGGTGAGGGTGAAGATGAGGAAACCGAGAGCGGCGAGACCGAGAGCGACGCGGATGACGGTGTCGAACAGTTCCGGGGCAGGCGGTCGCAGGTCGATTGCTGCGACGGTGGTTCCGGCGGTGAGGATTGCGGTCCCGTAACGGATGGTCGACACGGCGAGGGTCCGGGGGCTGTGGATGAGTGTGGCGGCCACGATGAAGAGTCCGACACCGTTGGCGGTATTCGCCCAGTTGTAGGCCGTGCTCGCATCGTTGGAGAGGGACAGGATGATGGCACCGATTCCCATGATCGCGAACGCTGCACCGGTGGGGATGGTGGTGAGGTT
This region includes:
- a CDS encoding SLC13 family permease — protein: MNWQAWFTLGIVVAVVVVLVRDMLPPAAAIGSGTVALLTAGIVSPAEALSGFANPAPATIAALYIVAAAVAKTGVLAPLVRTVLGDGDRPSAALARLTVPTTAASSILNNTPIVAMLAPQIERWAEGRGQSPSRYLMPLSFAAILGGVVTLMGTATNIVVSGLLEADGYAPLGFFEITKIGLPVAVVGIALIVLLAPKLLPDRRSPAAADDEEFRQFNITMQVLADLDGLTVEAAGLRHLRGVFLAQLERAGKLVTPVGRDTMLHTGDVLRFVGRVDQVVDLIAVPGLASTEHHQMTRLDATDVAHYEAVIGTSSPLVGTTLRSAEFRGRYQAVVTAIHRAGQRIDAKLGDVVLRPGDTLLVVADHDWGRRWRERPDFALIARLDAAPPVAGRRAPLTGLIVAAMVAAAATGLVPLVTAALLGAAALVALRIVTTAEARTAVDLDVIITIAAAFGIAAGMQTSGLADTAATWMIGTFGGLGPVGALAGVIIATVILKELVTNNAAALLILPVALATATGLGLNPRAFALGVAVAAATPFLTPIGYQTNLMVYGPGGYRFSDYLRLGVPLTVVVVAMLLVGIPILWPL
- a CDS encoding cell wall-binding repeat-containing protein, yielding MGTTSKRGYIVLLVVATLVFGVLAPMAGALSPSTTRLAGTDRYGTAVAISQAAFPTGASNVFIANGSGFPDALAGGVAAANANGPILLVQQNSIPAVTATELTRLGPTEITILGGTATVSSAVETALSTYAATVRRLWGADRFATAAAIASDTFPSGASTVVLAAGYNFPDALAGSPAATKLNAPLLLTRSTVLPTVTATAITTLGASRVVILGGTIAVSAGVEAAVGALAGVTSVERWAGLDRFATATTISQKEWSCGNFTVYVASGLNFPDALAGGPPAGIDGAPMLLVKTDSVPTPTYDELRRLRAVEVLILGGTSAVSDTTKTAIDSILAMPTYNDAPTVTITSPPDLSTYVTTWQGSAWGAQVTFTATTDDANCDSVTVTWTSNVDGALGSGSTISPTLEIPFGLDSSQPTITATVTDSYGASSTDSIQVKLLVPSP
- a CDS encoding bifunctional sulfate adenylyltransferase/adenylylsulfate kinase, which produces MTDHLIKPHGGELVDLLVDEARAAELKEASRDWPSWDLTDRQVHDLELLLTGGFSPLRGFMARDDYEPVLETMRLADGTLWPIPITLDVTESFAEGLETGGKIALRDSEGVMLAALTVSDVWTPDKHREAEAVFGTANPEHPAVGYLFDAANPVYVGGTLEGVQRPVHYDFRQLRLTPAEVRTRFAKLGWRTVVAFQTRNPMHRAHVELTRRAATEVGANLLIHPVVGMTKPGDVDHYTRVRAYQAVLNRYPRQTAMLSLLPLAMRMGGPREALWHAIIRKNYGVTHFIVGRDHAGPGSDSSGTPFYGPYDAQDLLREHEAELGVAMVPFKLMVYLEDQDTYLPIDEVPEGARTLSISGTELRERLAEGREIPEWFTYPEVVTELRRTHPPRSKQGFTVFFTGLSGSGKSTVANALLVKLSEIGGRPITLLDGDIVRKNLSSELGFSKEHRDINIRRIGFVASEITKHRGIAICAPIAPYEEIRQENRAAISAYGGYVLVYLSTPLEVCEQRDRKGLYAKARAGIIKEFTGISDPYEEPQNADVVIDTSTMSPEEAANQIIIELEKLGYVDVNGDR
- the tkt gene encoding transketolase, translated to MTTEQLAVDTIKGLAIDAIQKANSGHPGAPMGMADIATVLWTKFLNVDPDDPMWPDRDRFVLSNGHASMLLYSLLHLSGFPVTMEDLRQFRQWGSHTAGHPEISHARGIEMTTGPLGQGFATAVGMAIAEEHLRAVFGPELVNHRTWGFVSDGDLMEGISSEAASLAGHLGLGRLIYYYDNNHITIDGNTSITFTEDIPARFAAVGWHTVSVDGHDRVAIEEATREALVVADRPSLIIARTHIGNGAPTKHDTPGVHGSPLGEEELRATKELMGFPPDEPFYVPDGVYEFFSKAMDRGRAVHKAWEERFESIDAVTSGRWAGYFGGAPVRLEAPEFEGKIATRAAAGTVFDQIAEKVPGFIGGAADLVASTKTEISFSGSFSKEDRAGRNIHFGIREHAMGAITNGLAVHGGLRPYGATFFVFSDYMRPAVRLAALMEAGSIFIWTHDSVFLGEDGPTHQPIEHLASLRAMPNLWVLRPADATETVEALELAVNRTDGPTALVLTRQGLPVLERPAGGVARGGYVLRDGEDVVLVATGSEVHVALGAAEMLAGEGVSARVVSLPSWEAFFAQDDAYRTSVLGDGVPIVSIEAASTFGWERITGSGGLRIGIDHFGASAPASVIAEKWGFTAEAVASRVREWLG